Proteins from one Caulobacter sp. 73W genomic window:
- a CDS encoding SRPBCC family protein codes for MSQKAPIPLADQVIDVARPADEVFAFVANHENYARWYPGALKVVALDDLPHGAPGKAFEETLALPSGRTTVFTIRTIEVQAPDLFVTEGALSPVFPRMEIRLTAKSPQVTELRLKFLSRSRSPVVRLLIRLLAKRIVSRQTKVGLSRLQSILA; via the coding sequence ATGAGCCAGAAAGCCCCGATCCCCCTTGCCGACCAGGTCATCGACGTCGCCCGCCCGGCGGACGAGGTCTTCGCCTTCGTTGCGAACCATGAGAACTACGCCCGCTGGTACCCTGGGGCCCTGAAGGTCGTCGCTCTGGACGACCTGCCGCATGGCGCGCCGGGAAAGGCCTTTGAAGAAACCCTCGCCTTGCCCTCTGGCCGAACCACTGTCTTCACCATCCGGACGATCGAGGTTCAAGCGCCGGATCTTTTTGTCACAGAGGGCGCGCTTTCCCCGGTATTTCCGCGAATGGAAATTCGGCTGACAGCCAAGTCTCCTCAGGTGACGGAGCTGCGCCTGAAGTTCCTGAGCCGCAGCCGCTCCCCTGTCGTGCGGCTTCTGATCAGGCTCCTGGCCAAGCGTATCGTGAGCCGCCAAACCAAGGTTGGTCTTTCGAGACTACAATCGATCCTCGCTTAG
- a CDS encoding PadR family transcriptional regulator, whose protein sequence is MLRPRSLSPAARTILALLVEAGPTWSHGYDLCRRAGVKSGTLYPLLIRLEQQRHLEAQWLPAEPGRPPRHAYRLTTSGRRLALDNPPLVSAKPSPIERPA, encoded by the coding sequence ATGCTTCGTCCTCGATCCCTATCGCCGGCCGCCCGCACCATCCTTGCCCTTTTGGTCGAGGCCGGACCCACGTGGTCCCACGGCTATGACCTCTGTCGCAGGGCGGGGGTAAAATCCGGAACGCTTTACCCCCTGCTGATCCGCCTGGAGCAGCAAAGGCATCTGGAGGCGCAGTGGCTGCCGGCAGAGCCCGGACGCCCGCCCAGGCATGCATATCGGCTCACCACCTCAGGGCGGCGACTGGCATTGGACAACCCTCCGCTCGTTTCGGCCAAGCCCTCGCCGATCGAGCGACCCGCATGA
- a CDS encoding alpha/beta hydrolase-fold protein, which produces MANIAWSRLTRPWGAQAVDFRPARETCGASGALRYCIYRDEKGTNGDVLYHLHGRNLDEQIWNDETYLTGMLQGQWQARGSTPPTVVTLSYGPTWLLTPKGERSDSGLLDDLKARLPEIESKTGAPRRRMLLGESMGGLNVLIAGLSDPKSFKKVAALCPGVYVDSPFELIGHPEGGDQTNGRQPQDGLRRWDARA; this is translated from the coding sequence TTGGCCAATATCGCTTGGTCCAGACTGACCCGTCCGTGGGGCGCGCAGGCCGTTGATTTTCGGCCCGCCAGGGAGACTTGCGGCGCCTCCGGCGCGCTTCGCTACTGCATCTATCGGGATGAAAAGGGGACGAACGGTGACGTCCTCTACCACCTTCACGGCCGTAACCTGGACGAGCAGATCTGGAACGATGAAACCTACCTGACAGGGATGCTGCAGGGTCAATGGCAAGCGCGTGGATCGACGCCGCCCACGGTCGTGACCCTATCTTATGGGCCAACTTGGCTACTGACGCCAAAGGGCGAGCGGTCCGACAGCGGGCTGCTTGATGACCTGAAAGCTCGGTTGCCCGAGATCGAATCCAAGACCGGGGCGCCGCGACGTCGCATGCTTTTGGGCGAGTCGATGGGCGGGCTGAATGTCTTGATCGCAGGCCTCTCCGATCCGAAGTCGTTCAAGAAGGTCGCGGCCTTGTGCCCCGGAGTCTATGTCGACTCGCCGTTCGAACTCATTGGCCACCCTGAAGGCGGCGATCAAACGAACGGGCGCCAACCCCAAGATGGCCTTCGGCGTTGGGATGCTCGCGCGTAA